CTCGGACCGGCAGGCAGGTGTCGGGCGAGGTCGCCGCGACACCACCTGATATGTAAGTTCCACTGGTTCCTGCGTTCGCCAATGGCGAGCGTGTGAACCAGTGGTTCATTAGGTTACTATCGCAGAATGTCACAGAGAGAACCGCAGGGTCACACCTCCGACTTTGTCGAAATCAGGACCCTGCGAAACGCCCCAGGCTTATCGAGGGAAGCGCGCCCCTCGCTCGCAAAATGCAACCGAACAGACCCTGATAGTGTTTCGTATATGGGTTGACAGTCGTGGAGTCGGCATGCTATTTTGTGTTAAGCTGTAACTTTTTGCAGTCGACAAGGTTACTATGAATATTTCGCGTGCGCTGACAGAAAAGCTGGTTCGTCTGGAAATGACAACAGTGGTCGAACCGTATGAGGAGGGCGCGTCGTTTGAGAAGTGGCGACAGCAGGGCAAAGAACTTGTCCTCGAAGAGTTGGTCAAGCTTCTGGAAAACGGCAACCGGGTCGGTAATCGGGGTAAGCTGGTGACGGACTTTGTCAATAGGGAACGTCAGGCGACCACCGCTATCGGCGACGGCATAGCCATACCCCATATCAGGTCAAAGCACGCCAAAGAATTCATGGTCGCCTTCGGACGTTCAACTGCCGGATACGATTTCGATTCGCCCGACGGCGAACCCTCGCGACTGTTCTTTGTCATGGCCGCGCCGCCATACGACGACTCGCTCTATTTGCGGGTGTTTAAGTCGTTGATGGAGATGCTTCAGTACGAGTCTTTTCGCGAGGAGCTGCTAAACGCACCAAGCCCCGGTGAACTGCTCCGGGCCATTCGTGGTATGGAGTAAACTCTGTAAGGCAGCCCGGACAACTCAAAAAAAAAGAAACCATCTGGCAGAAAGCGGCGTTCAAACAGAAAACAGAAGTGAACGCTGTCGAGAGGGATTCAAATGAGATTTGAAGATTCATTATCCGGAGATGTCGCCGTGTTCCAGATTTCCGGCAAAATCATGGGTGGCGAGGAAGCCACGCTCTTTCACGGTCGGGTGCGCGAGAATATCAATCTAAACAAAAAGAGTATTGTCATCGACCTAACCAAGGTGGACTGGATCAACTCTGTCGGTCTCGGTATGCTGATTTCGGCATTGACTACGGTAAAGAACGCGGGAGGGCGGCTGGTGTTGGCCAATATTACGTCTATTGAGTCGATCCTGTCGCTGACCAGGTTGATTAAAGTGTTTGAGAACTACGACAGTCTTCAGGCAGCGCTGGACTCGTTCGGCGATTAAGCTTCGATCTGTCGACCGGCCCCGGATTAATCGGCGACCGGGGCGTAGCGCCTTTTTCTCTCATTGCAAAAAGTAGTCTAATCATGTATATTTTAGGCTGAACGGCGGTGTCGTCTGGGCGCCCCCGATTGGTCTCGCGAAGAAAAAAGTTCTGACGTTTGAATGTCACTGAACCCGAAGTTTTCAGCCCGACAGGTTGGTCAGATCGAGTAGCCGGTCTGCCGGGTCCAACCGACCATTGATAAGATAGTCGCACTTGTTCGGACATGTTAGGAGACGGAGATGATCCCAAGAGTAGCAACCGTTGCGGCAACTCTATTGCTGCTTCTACTGGTGGTGACGAGCGCCCCGGTCCAGGCTACATTCTCGATTGTGGCGGTCGACACTATCACCGGTGAAGTAGGTGGCGCTGGAGCATCCTGCATTGCCGGTTCTCAAATCATCAACGATATTATTGAGTCAGTAGGCGCGGTACACACTCAGGCTTGGTATCAATCGGGCAATCAGAACAACGCCCACGATCTTCTGGCCGAAGGTCAGACCCCGGACTCGATTCTCCAGTGGCTGTATGCCAACGACATCCAGGACCGGCCTGAGTGGCGGCAGTACGGCGTGGTAACTTTGGCCGGCGCGGGCGCCTCGGCCGGCTTTACCGGTGTTGCCACCGACCCCTGGAGAGGCCATATTACCGGGCCCGGTTACTCTATACAGGGCAACATCCTGCTGAGCCAACAGATCATCGACTCGATGGAGTACGAGTTCCTGAATACCGAGGGACCTTTGGAAGAGAAGCTGATGGCCGCCCTGGAAGCAGCCAAAGTCCCCGGCGCCGACACCCGCTGTCTGCCCAACAACAAATCGGCCATCTCGGCCTTTATCAGAGTAGTGCGACCGGGCGACGGCGGCACTACGTACTTATACGAAGTGATCAACAATACGTCCGGCACAACCGAACCGATCGACCTCCTGCGGGTTGCTTATGACGCCTGGAAGCTTCTCAAGCAAGCCGATGCGGACTCTTCGACGGTCCAGGCCACACCGCTGGTAATCGAGGCCAATGGCTCTGACACAGCCTTGGTAACGGTGACTCCTTTCAACAACGAGGGTAACCCGCCGTCCGACGGCGTGTCTTCTGTTTCGACGGCAAACAGCGGCAGTGGCAGCATTCAAGCCGGTGCGCAGGACAACGGCGACGGTAGTTTTTCAGCCGTATTGACCGCCTCAACGACCACCGGACTGGACACCATCACAGCGACTGTGGAGGCGGCCGGGCAGTTTGTCGCCTTAAACCAGCCGCCGGTGGTAACCTACTATCGATGCGGCGACCTGGACGGCAGCCTGACCGAGACGGTGGACATTGCCGACCTGGTGTATGTGGTCGACTACATGTTCAACGCCGGGCCGCCACCACCGATTTTAGAGGCGAGCGACATTGACGGCTCGGGTGGACCGCTCGATATCGCCGACCTCGTGTATGTAGTCGATTACATGTTCAACGGCGGGCCGTTGCCGCTGTGCAACTAAACCATAATAGAACCGGCAGCCGCTGCCGACAGATCATAACAAACACAAGGATAGATTGACATCCGTGACCTTCCCAAACCCCAACGCGCACCGACATCTTGATGTGACGGCGACACGGAACATTCCGGGGGTCGGATGGTTCTGGATAGCGACACACATGGAATAGTGTATGATGCCGATCACTTCTTAGAGAGGCGTAACCAAGGACAGCAGGGTCCTGGAATAATAGGAATATAATAGTATCATCAGATATTGGAGAGCCTAATGAAACCGTATCGCATCCTGGGAATCATTTTCACCATCACCGCCCTGGCCACCGGCGCCGCTTTTTCGCAGATTAGTCTGCCTTCCACGCCGGTCAGTCTCGACAAGTCACTCAGCACAAACACTCCGACAGTCACGACTCCCTCCGTCGATGTCGCGGCCATGTTGGCCGAGGATGAAATCGAGGAAGAGGAAGGTCTTCCGTTTAGATTCGGTGCTCCCTTTGACGTCGATTACACACTCGAAAACTCCGGGCAGTGGGAAGAGTTGACTGATGGCGGCCGGGTATGGCGACTGCGTATCAGCAGCCCGGGTGCTTACTCTATCAATCTTCTTTATTCGCGCTATGTTCTTCCGCCCGGCGCCACCCTGCATGTTTACAATGAAGACCGCAGCATGACCATAGGCGCCTTCACCGACAGGAACAACAAAGACCACGGCGAAATGGCAACCTCACCGGTGAAAGGCGATGTCAGTATTGTTGAGTACTACGAGCCGGCCGACGTGCGCGGCGAAGGTGAGATTGCTATCACTCGAATTGTGCACGCTTACAAAGACATCTTCAGCTGGTTTGCCAAGGACACCGACGGTTTCGGCAGTTCCGGTTCGTGCAACAATAACACCAATTGCCCGGAAGCGGTCGACTGGCAGGACGATAAGCGAGGCGTGGCCATGGTCCTGTTGTCCGGCGGTACGCGCTGGTGCTCAGGCTCATTGATTAATAACGTGCGGCAGGATGAGACACCTTACTTCCTTACGGCCAATCACTGTCTCGGTAGTTCCAACACCTGGATTTTCATGTTCAATTACGAAAGTCCCTCCTGTTCCAATATCAACGGCCCCACTTATATGACGACCCAGGGTTCTACGCTGAAGGCCAGCTACTCCAGTTCCGACTTCGGCCTGCTTTTGTTAAGCGAACAACCTCCGGAAAGCTACGCTCCCTACTACAACGGCTGGTCGAATATCAACTCGGCGGCATCCTCGGCCGTGGGTATCCATCATCCGGCCGGTGACATCAAGAAGATTTCATGGGAAAACAACCCCCTGACGTCCACCAACTACCTTCAAACCAGCGGCACCACCCACTGGCGCGTGGCTCAGTGGGATGACGGCACCACCGAAGGCGGCTCGTCCGGTAGCCCGTTGTTTGACCCCCAGCATCGCATCGTTGGGCAGTTGCACGGCGGCTATGCATCGTGCGCCAGCCTCACGGCCGACTGGTACGGTAAAGTCTCATTGTCCTGGACCGGCGGTGGGTCGTCATCGAACCGCCTGAGCACCTGGCTCGACCCCGACAACACAGGAGCACAGGTTCTGGATGGATGGGACCCTTATGCCGGAGTTAACATCACGCATACACCCCTGCCCGACACCAAGGACACTTCGAATAGCTACGAGGTAGTGGCCGTGATTACATCGAACGCGACGCTTGTTCCCGATTCGTTGCTTCTGTACTACGATGCGGGAACGGGATGGGTCCTTGATACCCTGATACCCGGCGCTGGTCCTGACGAATATGTGGGCTATATCGACGCTCAGTCACCCGGTACCGATGTCGACTACTATCTGTTCGGATTAGATGCCAACGGGAAGGCCGACACCACCGACACCTACTCATTCAGCGTGATTGACTATGCCGTTGCCATGTCACCCGAAAACGAAAACCAAAACCAACCGGCTTTCGATACCGCCTGGTATAGTCTCACCGTCACCAACGACGGTGTGCTTGATGATGAATACGACCTTACGTTCTCGGGCAATAACTGGTCAACGGCGATGTGGGACGAAACAGCAACGTCGCCGGTTACTGAAACCGGCTACCTGACTGCAGATCAAACGTTCAACTTCGTGATTAGTGTGGAAGTGCCTTATAGTGCCTTTGGCGACTATGACAGTGTGGAAGTCGTGGCGACATCGGTGGCCGATCCGTCTCAGACGGCCGCAGCCGAACTCAAGACTTACTCCAACGGAACCACCGGATCGTTCCCCTGGTCGGACCAGTTCCCCGAGGATACTTTGTTCCAGATTCGCTGGGTGTATAACTCCGGCGCTGACGTCTCATTCGAGGCGATCGACCCGCCCAGTCCGCCATACACTCTCAATCTCAACGGCGAATATGACACCATCATCACCCAACCGATTGATCTCACCGGACAAAGCGGTGCCGTGCTGTCGTACTACTTTGAACGAGGCGGCGCCGGTAACGCCCCGGCGGTCGGCGATGACCTCTGGGTGGACTACTACAATTCCGGCGGTTCCTGGATTAACCTGGCCAATCATCCGGGTGGCGGCTCGGCCATGACAGCGTTCGAACTGGCTTTTGCGGACCTACCTGGTGATGCCCTGCACAACGGTTTCCAACTGCGTATCCACTCGGCCGGTGATTGTTCGACATGCGACGACTGGTACGTTGACAATATTCGCCTCGACTTCGCCCCGGACATTACCGCAGGCCCGACATCGATGATGGAGACCCTGGCGCAGGGTGACTCCACGACCCGCGATCTGATTATCGACAACAGCGGCCAGGGTAGCCTGGACTATAGTGTGAACGTGCAACTCGCCCTCAAAGACGGCAACCCTTTCGCCGGTCTCGTCGAAGCCGGGCGGGTCGAACCGGCCCAGCGTGATCATCAGATCGATGAAGGCTTCTTCCTTGAGGCCAAAGGTTCGGAAAGCGGCAACATGGGTCTTCCCGTACTGTACGATGCGGGTGGTCCGGATGCTTTCGGCTATTTCTGGATCGACTCCGACGAACCGGGCGGTCCCACTTTTGCGTGGGAAGATGTATCCGGCACCGGCACCGACTTGGTCGGCGACCTCGGTGATGACAACTCGATCGGTCCTATCGATATCGGTTTCGATTTCCCGTTCTACGGCAACACATATAACTTCATCTACCTTGGATCGAACGGCATCATCGGTTTTGCGCCCACCGCTATGAACGCCCGGACCGAAACGCCTTTTCCCAACAGCGCCGAGCCGAACAACATTATTGCGTTATTGTGGGACGACCTCAATCCTGACGACGGCAACAATCCGGGCGCTCATGTATACATAGACACGACCGGAGGACGTTGTGTCATTCAGTTCGTCGACTATCCGGAGTATTCCGCCTCACCCGGCGATGTCATGAACGCCGAGATCATTCTGGAGCCCAACGGTTCGATCAAGTTGCAGTACCTTAGCCTGGCGCCGGGCTTTGACATTCTCTCCTGCGCCGCCGGTATCGAGAACAGCGACGGCACCGACGGACTTGAGATAGTCTACCAATCCGCCTACCTGCACGACAGCCTGGCTGTTCAGATCGTCAACCCGTATCAATGGCTGAGTGTGAACAAGACATCGGGCATGATCGCACCCGGTGACGCTGACACTATTCTCTGCAGTTTCCAAACAGCCGAGTTGGACACCGGGTCGTATCAGGCTACGATCACGATTGCCTCCAACGATCCGGACCCCGGCGACAATCCGCTGATGGTCCCGGTTGACCTCACCGTAACCGACGGTGGTCCCGGATGGATTTGCGGCGACATTGACAACGACGGCGAAGGACCCAATATCGGCGACCTGATCTACCTGGTCGACTTCATGTTCAACGCCGGTCCGCCCCCGGTCTATGAAGACGCGGCCAATGTTGACGGACTCAGCGGCATCGATGTCGGCGATCTCGTCTACCTGGTGGATTTCATGTTCAACTTAGGACCGGCGCCGGCCTGCCCATAATTGCGCCAACATAAAAGTCGCACCCAAAACGAACGGCTACCTGTTGTCAGGTAGCCGTTTTCATGTGGATAGATGTTATCCTTAGATCAGAACTCAGCGCGAATACCGAAAAACACCTGCCGGGGCGGGCCGTAGTTCTGAGGGTTGGCTTGTTTTAACATATACTTCTGCTCGTAGTTCAAGCCGGTCTCGTCGGGGTCCGGCTGGTACTCGATCATGATTTGGCCCATTTCGGTGTCCAGGTATCCGTTGTAATCAGGTTCGCCTGTAACGTTCCAAACATCGGCAATATTTTCGGTATCCAGCAGGTTTTTGATCCACAGAAAAGGAACGAAACTCATCCCGCCGAATGAGACTCTCCGCTGGACCCTCAGGTCAACAGTCGAGACCCACTCGGACCGCTCTGAGTTAACTGACCCCAGCAAAACCCGACGGTGAAGGCGCTCCGAGGCACCATCATACGGAGCCAAAGGAGTGTAAGGACGACCACTACTGACCCTGGCCGTTAGGTTCACATTGAGACCTTGCAGCGGGTAGATGCCGCCGATGCGTGGTCCGGTCGACTCGGCCATATTCAGATCAACGCCCCCCACGAATTTGTGCCTGCGATCATAGTTCAAAGCACTGGAAGCAAGCTGCACGGCGCTCCAGTTGATACCAAATGAAGAGAGTCCGATCTGTGGGACTCCAGTGGGCTCGGTCCAGGTGTAAGTAAGCGAAGTCCGAAGCAGAGAAGTCAATCGCGACTCGACTCCGGCGGTGAAACCTTTGGCCTTGGTCTCCAATCCTCCGGCATAAATGACGTAGCTCGAAATTGTGCCGGCCACAGAATCTACCGAGGCGATACCAATTTCATCAGTCGTCTTTCGCCAAAAGGCAGCGAAGGAGAACGTCAGTTGGTCCGAAGCGCGGATAGCCAAGCCCACATCAAGGTTACTTGACTTTACAGTTTCGATCCTCGCATCGGAGTGGGGATGGAACCTTGCACTCGTAACTCTGTTTTCGAAAAGCGCCCAATCATTGTAGATCTGCCGGAGCGGGGGCAGCTGGTGGCTGATGGCGAATCCGGCGTGTACCCTCAGCAAATCCCGGACACGATAGGACGCCCGAAAACTCGGCGATAGTTTGCCGAATGAAGATGTTTTGGTCAGATCGACCTGATCAATCTTCTCAGGGTCACCCAGGCCAAAGGGATTGGTGTAGCTACGCAGCAGGTAATCTTTGTGATCGAACTTCTCCCACCGCAGTCCGGCGGTCAGAGCGAACCCCATGTAACTTAGCCGGTCTTGAGCAAAAAAGGCGAAGCTCACCGGGTGTTTGGTGTCATGCCTCCAGTCCTCACTGTCTGATTCCCGCCCGAGTGAATCATAGCCATACCGAATGAGATACCTATCCGAGTTACTGTTGGTAGCGTCCAGATTCTCAAAGTAACGAAGCGTGTGACGACGGTACTCAAAACCGGCGCTCAATATGTTGTGGTCTCCCAAACGCGCACTCAACTCACTCTGGAATCCAAGCGTGGACGACTTGTAGTGCATGAAATTGGCGAAATAATGGTCGTAAGGCATGTAAACCTCATTGCCCGAAGTATCGGTAGCCCGGGTAAGCTCATCCGACACGTAAAACAGGTCAAAACCATCTAATTCAGGATTTCCTATGTCAGTAACCCAGCCGTCCGGCCATACATAGTGTCGACGGTAGGCTTCGTAGTTGTCAAACACGACACCATCGCCCTGAATCCGTTCGGTCTCTCGGTAGTTGCCGACAATAGAGGCGCTTACTTTGTCGTTGATTCGACAGGCAAGGCGACCACTGAGTCCCAGGTTGTCGTCTTTGAAGCGAGGCGTATGCGCTATATCAAACAGAAAAACGTGACGGTACTCACTCCACTCATCACTTGACTTGTCTCCGGTAACGGTCAGAGATAGATCATCGGTAAAATCGTAGTCGGCCCGTCCGTGATACGTCCAACCGCTCTGCCAGTTGTTGGGCAGTCGGTCCGGCGCACCTGGAAGGACCTCTTTGGTTTTGGGCGAAGGATTGCGATCGGCCAGCCATCGGCGCTCCACGGTCGACATGAAGTAGCCGCGCTTAAGCAACGGAATCGGCCCGCTCAATCGAGCGGTGTACCAGTTTTGATCGTATCCGGAACCGATACCGTTGTCCGTCACCGCCTCCACCATGCCGGAATACTGTTCGCCGCCACCTCGGGTGAGTATTTCTATAGCCCCTGAGTTTCCGTCGGAAGCCGTAGCCGAGTTTAATGACGACCTGAAGACCAACTGTTCTATGGCGTGCGGACTCACCGACGCGGTATAGTTTCTACTGATCGGCTCAGTGAAACTCACGCCGTTGACTGCATATCCCTCATCCCACAGACGGCCACCCATGGCGTGCACCTGCGTCGAATTCTGAGGATCGTGAGCCGCCTGGATTTCGTGAAGTTGGATCGCGTTGGATCGCGACTCGGTGACCGTCGGCTGCAAAAGTAGAAAGTCCTGCAGTGTGCGGGCGGGCAGCCGGGTGATCTCATCCCTGGCGACCATTGCAGCGCCGACTGCGTTTTGCGTCGTTGTGGAAACACCGGACGAGGCCTCACCGACCAAAGCCAGGCGGCCGGGTTGAACAGTCGTAACTCCCGCCACAACATGCAACTCGTCGACCACAAGGGAATCATACCCAATGGCTGCTATCACCAAGCGGTAGCGACCGGCAATCAAGTTGCCCACTCGGTAATCGCCCAGGCTGTCGGTCACCGCCTCCGTCAGGTGACCCGGCCGACTTATCGATACCACCGCTCCCACCAACGGCGAGCCTGATTGGCGGTCGTGCACGGCACCCTCAACGGCTCCGAAGGTCGCGGCGTGGCCCGTCGATAGAGGCATCAGCATCACCATTAGACATACCACCGCCAAGCTTCCAGCCGGCGAAGGGACAAAACTGGGTTTGAACATAACATTCCTCCCGGAAAAAGATGTGTCTCTGCCTGATGTCCTTACTATACCGGGGTATAGTTTATTCATTATAGCGATGTTTACCGACAGAAACAAGACAACCAAGTGTTATTTCAGAGCAGTTTTCAGAAGCGCATGGTGAATCTTGTGTGCACCTCGGGCGTGGACATGACGAACAAGTCACCGCGATGCAATCGCATGATCTGACGAGCCAGACTTAGACCAATCCCGGAGCCACCTTTGCGAGTCGTATAGAAAGGTACAAATATCTTTTCCAGAGCGTCGGGAACAATCCCCGGTCCGTTGTCGGACACATGGATGACGGCGCGACCGCGATCATCAATACCCGCCTCGATATCTACGCGCGCCCCGTCACGCCCGCCCGCTGCCTGGATGGCATTCAAGACCAGGTTTATCAACGCCTGTTCCACCAGTTGTGGGTCAGCTACCAGTTGAAGGTTGTCCGGATGCACGGTACAGTCGAACTCGACGCCCTGTTCGGCCAGTTGCGATTTGATCAGTTGCGCCACTCGATCCAGCAATTCGCCCAATGGAAAATTGAGATACTCCGGTTTGGGCAGGTGAGTAAGGTCGCGGTAGGCATCGACAAATTGTGTGAGACCGCCCGCCCTCTTCTGGATGGTCTGCAATGCGTCTCGGATATCGGCGCTACTGTCGTAGGCATCATCGGCCGACCGATCCGAAGCCACCAGGTCCTCAACGGTTGCCGCCAACGAGGCAATTGGCGTGAGCGAGTTTTTGATTTCGTGGGTGAGCACTCGGATAAGATTCTGCCAGGCTTCCATCTCCTTCGCATTCAATTCGCTGCTGATATTCTGAAGCGTGACCAGTGTTATCGCCTTGCCACGCTGCCTTAGCTCGGTGGCGTAAACGGACAACTGCATCAGCTCTTCGTTGAGGGTCACGGTGACCAAGGTGCGTTGACCCGACTTTATGTTCAACAGTTTGTCGACCAGGGCTGGACAACTCTCCTGCAGGGAACGGATGTTTCTCAATCGGGGCAGGTTGAACATCCGCTTGGCAGCCGGGTTCAGAAGTTCGACATCGCCGCTTTTTTGAAACGCCAATAACCCGATTCCGATATGCTGCACCACCGTTTGGAGATAGTGCAAGCTCTCTTCACGCTCGGCGCGGACCTCGCGGAATCTCGACATCACTTCACCAAAGGCAAGGTTCAGCTCCTCGAACGAGGCACCCTTCAGGCCGCCGGTGAAGGTCTGCGAAAAATCGGAATGGGCGATCGACAGCAGGAAGCGCTGCAGGTTACGATTGGTGGTCTCAATGAACCTGATCAAGCCGAATATCTGATAGACGATGGTGATAGCGACGATAATGGTGGTAGCATACAAACTGGTGGCCAAGAGTAGGTGGACGAACAAAACGATAGTAGCGCCCAGGACAAGCACTCGCAGAAGACAGAGCGTCCGAAAGCGCTTAGAGGCCATAGCGATCCAATCTGCGGTAGAGCGCCGCCCGTGTCAAACCGAGTTCTCTGGCCGTGCGTGTTACATTGCCGTCATGCTTGGCCAGAGCCTTGCGAATGACTGTCTTTTCCACTTCCTCCAGGCGGAAGCTGTCAATCAACAGATCACCCGAAGCTTTGCCGGCCGAGGAAAGAACGAAATCTTCCGGCTGCAAAGTCGATGCGTCGCACATAATAACGGCTCGCTCGATTGTATGCTCCAGCTCACGCACGTTCCCCGGCCAACCATAAGCTCGGAGCTTGGTAAGGCACGAGGCGCTTAGTTTGGTAACGGTGCGCCGGTACTTGTGTGCGTATCGGCGCATGAAATGCTCGGCCAGTACCGCCATGTCATCCGGCCTCTCACGCAACGGTGGCAATTGAACCTCGACCGTGTTGATGCGATAGAGCAGATCCTCGCGAAACTTGCCCTCACGCGCCAACTCGATCAAGGAGACGTTGGAAGCGCAGATCAGTCTGATATCGATAGGTATCTCACTGTTGGAGCCGACTCGCGTCACCTTGCGGTTTTGAAGAACAGTAAGTAGTTTGACCTGCAAGGGCAGCGGAAGGTTTCCAATCTCATCAAGAAACAGCGTCCCCCCTGTGGCTGTCTCAAAACGTCCGGCTCGATCTTCGCGGGCATCGGTGAAAGCGCCCTTGACATGGCCGAACAATTCACTCTCAAAAAGCGTCTCGCTGATAGAACCCATGTCTACCTTGACAAACACTTCCCCGGCCCGGGCCGATTGCCGGTGAACGGCACGCGCTGCCAACTCTTTGCCGGTGCCGTTCTCCCCAAGGATCAAAACATTGGCCTCGGTAACGGCAACTTTCGAAATCACGCCGAACACTTTTTGCATGGCATCACATGATCCGATGAAGTCCCTGAACGGAAGGTCGAGCTCCTCACTCAGCGCTAACTGCCGCTGGCGCAGAGTTCCCACTTCGCGACGCGAACGACTTAGTTTCAGCGCCGACATAACGGTCGCCAACAGCTTTTCGTTTTGCCAGGGCTTCTCCACGAAATCGGTTGCGCCATATTTGATCGCCTTCACGGCCAGGTCGACATCGGCAAAGGCGGTGATCAATATCACCACCGCACCGGGATCGATCTGCAAAATCTTGTCAAGCCAGGTAAGCCCCTCCTGTCCGCTGGTGACATCCTTGGTGAAGTTCATGTCGAGCATGTAGACGTCGAACTCCTCATCGTTCACCAGATCAGGCAGACACTCCGGACTAGTCTCGGTGCGCACTCGGCTGACATGCTGTTTCAAAAACAGCCGAGCCGCCTGAAGAACGTCTTCATCATCATCGACAACTAAGATTCTACCGTATTTTTCAGTCATGGTGTCCTGCCAGAATATAATATGCTTTCGTCTGCCATATTTCAAGGACTTCAATAGCAGATTCCGTTCCGAATGCGACGGGCCGACCTAAGTCGTTGTGAATCA
This is a stretch of genomic DNA from Candidatus Zixiibacteriota bacterium. It encodes these proteins:
- a CDS encoding S1 family peptidase — encoded protein: MKPYRILGIIFTITALATGAAFSQISLPSTPVSLDKSLSTNTPTVTTPSVDVAAMLAEDEIEEEEGLPFRFGAPFDVDYTLENSGQWEELTDGGRVWRLRISSPGAYSINLLYSRYVLPPGATLHVYNEDRSMTIGAFTDRNNKDHGEMATSPVKGDVSIVEYYEPADVRGEGEIAITRIVHAYKDIFSWFAKDTDGFGSSGSCNNNTNCPEAVDWQDDKRGVAMVLLSGGTRWCSGSLINNVRQDETPYFLTANHCLGSSNTWIFMFNYESPSCSNINGPTYMTTQGSTLKASYSSSDFGLLLLSEQPPESYAPYYNGWSNINSAASSAVGIHHPAGDIKKISWENNPLTSTNYLQTSGTTHWRVAQWDDGTTEGGSSGSPLFDPQHRIVGQLHGGYASCASLTADWYGKVSLSWTGGGSSSNRLSTWLDPDNTGAQVLDGWDPYAGVNITHTPLPDTKDTSNSYEVVAVITSNATLVPDSLLLYYDAGTGWVLDTLIPGAGPDEYVGYIDAQSPGTDVDYYLFGLDANGKADTTDTYSFSVIDYAVAMSPENENQNQPAFDTAWYSLTVTNDGVLDDEYDLTFSGNNWSTAMWDETATSPVTETGYLTADQTFNFVISVEVPYSAFGDYDSVEVVATSVADPSQTAAAELKTYSNGTTGSFPWSDQFPEDTLFQIRWVYNSGADVSFEAIDPPSPPYTLNLNGEYDTIITQPIDLTGQSGAVLSYYFERGGAGNAPAVGDDLWVDYYNSGGSWINLANHPGGGSAMTAFELAFADLPGDALHNGFQLRIHSAGDCSTCDDWYVDNIRLDFAPDITAGPTSMMETLAQGDSTTRDLIIDNSGQGSLDYSVNVQLALKDGNPFAGLVEAGRVEPAQRDHQIDEGFFLEAKGSESGNMGLPVLYDAGGPDAFGYFWIDSDEPGGPTFAWEDVSGTGTDLVGDLGDDNSIGPIDIGFDFPFYGNTYNFIYLGSNGIIGFAPTAMNARTETPFPNSAEPNNIIALLWDDLNPDDGNNPGAHVYIDTTGGRCVIQFVDYPEYSASPGDVMNAEIILEPNGSIKLQYLSLAPGFDILSCAAGIENSDGTDGLEIVYQSAYLHDSLAVQIVNPYQWLSVNKTSGMIAPGDADTILCSFQTAELDTGSYQATITIASNDPDPGDNPLMVPVDLTVTDGGPGWICGDIDNDGEGPNIGDLIYLVDFMFNAGPPPVYEDAANVDGLSGIDVGDLVYLVDFMFNLGPAPACP
- a CDS encoding carboxypeptidase regulatory-like domain-containing protein, which encodes MPLSTGHAATFGAVEGAVHDRQSGSPLVGAVVSISRPGHLTEAVTDSLGDYRVGNLIAGRYRLVIAAIGYDSLVVDELHVVAGVTTVQPGRLALVGEASSGVSTTTQNAVGAAMVARDEITRLPARTLQDFLLLQPTVTESRSNAIQLHEIQAAHDPQNSTQVHAMGGRLWDEGYAVNGVSFTEPISRNYTASVSPHAIEQLVFRSSLNSATASDGNSGAIEILTRGGGEQYSGMVEAVTDNGIGSGYDQNWYTARLSGPIPLLKRGYFMSTVERRWLADRNPSPKTKEVLPGAPDRLPNNWQSGWTYHGRADYDFTDDLSLTVTGDKSSDEWSEYRHVFLFDIAHTPRFKDDNLGLSGRLACRINDKVSASIVGNYRETERIQGDGVVFDNYEAYRRHYVWPDGWVTDIGNPELDGFDLFYVSDELTRATDTSGNEVYMPYDHYFANFMHYKSSTLGFQSELSARLGDHNILSAGFEYRRHTLRYFENLDATNSNSDRYLIRYGYDSLGRESDSEDWRHDTKHPVSFAFFAQDRLSYMGFALTAGLRWEKFDHKDYLLRSYTNPFGLGDPEKIDQVDLTKTSSFGKLSPSFRASYRVRDLLRVHAGFAISHQLPPLRQIYNDWALFENRVTSARFHPHSDARIETVKSSNLDVGLAIRASDQLTFSFAAFWRKTTDEIGIASVDSVAGTISSYVIYAGGLETKAKGFTAGVESRLTSLLRTSLTYTWTEPTGVPQIGLSSFGINWSAVQLASSALNYDRRHKFVGGVDLNMAESTGPRIGGIYPLQGLNVNLTARVSSGRPYTPLAPYDGASERLHRRVLLGSVNSERSEWVSTVDLRVQRRVSFGGMSFVPFLWIKNLLDTENIADVWNVTGEPDYNGYLDTEMGQIMIEYQPDPDETGLNYEQKYMLKQANPQNYGPPRQVFFGIRAEF
- a CDS encoding STAS domain-containing protein, with protein sequence MRFEDSLSGDVAVFQISGKIMGGEEATLFHGRVRENINLNKKSIVIDLTKVDWINSVGLGMLISALTTVKNAGGRLVLANITSIESILSLTRLIKVFENYDSLQAALDSFGD
- a CDS encoding PTS sugar transporter subunit IIA — protein: MNISRALTEKLVRLEMTTVVEPYEEGASFEKWRQQGKELVLEELVKLLENGNRVGNRGKLVTDFVNRERQATTAIGDGIAIPHIRSKHAKEFMVAFGRSTAGYDFDSPDGEPSRLFFVMAAPPYDDSLYLRVFKSLMEMLQYESFREELLNAPSPGELLRAIRGME
- a CDS encoding DUF1028 domain-containing protein, which translates into the protein MIPRVATVAATLLLLLLVVTSAPVQATFSIVAVDTITGEVGGAGASCIAGSQIINDIIESVGAVHTQAWYQSGNQNNAHDLLAEGQTPDSILQWLYANDIQDRPEWRQYGVVTLAGAGASAGFTGVATDPWRGHITGPGYSIQGNILLSQQIIDSMEYEFLNTEGPLEEKLMAALEAAKVPGADTRCLPNNKSAISAFIRVVRPGDGGTTYLYEVINNTSGTTEPIDLLRVAYDAWKLLKQADADSSTVQATPLVIEANGSDTALVTVTPFNNEGNPPSDGVSSVSTANSGSGSIQAGAQDNGDGSFSAVLTASTTTGLDTITATVEAAGQFVALNQPPVVTYYRCGDLDGSLTETVDIADLVYVVDYMFNAGPPPPILEASDIDGSGGPLDIADLVYVVDYMFNGGPLPLCN